The following coding sequences are from one Prochlorococcus sp. MIT 1314 window:
- a CDS encoding class I SAM-dependent methyltransferase yields MYKKHIWTDEQIKIFWNYESRFPENYWSRNFGKDLIKKYSRYLKDAKIILDLGCGDGGLIESILEVANNNFKNSSIYGVDTSDKSIKKINKTFTNHPLFSKAVLASNKIEMKKIQNEVDFIFCCEVIEHLYDKNLSKLLKSAKNLLSEKGLILFTTPNNEDLTKGLICNPINGTLFHRWQHVRSWNRDTLTKKLTQFGFKVIHINETNTWWWAKFPKNLFNRWRYRDKGSLFVLATKQ; encoded by the coding sequence TTGTACAAAAAACATATTTGGACCGACGAACAAATAAAAATTTTTTGGAATTATGAATCAAGATTTCCTGAAAATTATTGGTCTCGTAATTTTGGGAAAGATCTCATAAAAAAATATTCTAGATATTTAAAAGATGCAAAAATAATTTTAGATCTTGGATGTGGTGATGGTGGATTGATTGAATCAATTCTTGAAGTAGCCAACAATAATTTTAAAAACTCCTCAATATACGGCGTAGATACTTCTGACAAATCAATTAAAAAAATAAATAAAACTTTTACAAACCATCCTCTTTTTTCTAAAGCAGTTTTGGCTAGTAATAAAATAGAGATGAAGAAAATTCAAAATGAAGTAGATTTTATTTTCTGTTGCGAAGTTATAGAACATTTATATGATAAAAATTTATCAAAACTTTTAAAATCTGCAAAGAATCTATTATCTGAGAAAGGTTTAATACTTTTTACAACACCTAATAATGAAGATCTTACTAAAGGTCTTATTTGCAACCCTATTAATGGGACCCTATTCCATAGATGGCAACACGTTCGTTCGTGGAATCGGGATACGCTGACTAAAAAATTAACTCAATTCGGGTTCAAGGTAATACATATAAATGAAACTAATACATGGTGGTGGGCAAAGTTTCCTAAAAATTTATTTAACAGATGGAGGTATAGAGATAAAGGAAGTTTATTTGTATTAGCAACTAAACAATAG
- a CDS encoding acyltransferase family protein, giving the protein MRDSNIKNITISKKKYRPEIEGIRAFAVICVILNHFNKDLLPNGYLGVDIFFVISGYVITTSISGKLSKNIGDFLSDFYSRRLKRITPALTVFLVVAVIGVCLFCPQPSVYLKTALGASFGLSNIYLYQNATDYFSSGTELNPFTQTWSLGIEEQFYFIYPLLAWFSGFSRNVKKGNRNFMILLSSMGILSLLSFIYLYGNNQPAAYFLITSRFWEIAAGCLIFLGSKNNNHIQIILKRIPSLLIFLLIILIMFIPAQNSGLPNIAAVLLTVVFIASLQEKNYLYKLLTNKKVMYIGLISYSLYLWHWGILSLSKWTIGVSSKNIFPILLLIILISVLSHKFVELPFRKITLRKTVSIFLGIILMLISAGISFVFGRNFLKKIYLGKNIQANSESKISNYCSSISSSFRNLIILGDSHAYKLYKALLECDSRKQIRLAYVDRTAYPRVNYSNPYLISKEQNNRNNNILTEKVFSELNSTRNKSKMQNIIISMRTPIYFYPSYSADGLLFPNVFWNEDYSKIIKNEEVIASWIAKLIKFAKENSKNNIYILLPPPEINTKSNPISICTKEWFRSRIPSFCYEGISMVEAKKTRNFFYKELMKYSDLTSNVFVYDSFNDFCNEKLKKCEVQSLGKNIYMDSNHLSKEGYSLIIKNLFQKLK; this is encoded by the coding sequence TTGAGAGACTCTAATATAAAAAATATAACAATCAGTAAAAAAAAATATAGACCAGAGATCGAAGGTATTAGAGCTTTTGCAGTCATTTGTGTTATTTTGAATCACTTTAATAAAGATCTCCTCCCAAACGGATATTTAGGAGTTGATATATTTTTTGTAATATCAGGATATGTAATTACAACCTCAATATCAGGGAAATTAAGTAAAAACATAGGCGATTTCTTGAGCGATTTTTACTCAAGAAGACTTAAAAGAATCACTCCTGCACTAACAGTATTTTTAGTAGTTGCCGTAATAGGGGTATGCTTATTTTGTCCTCAACCATCTGTTTATTTGAAAACTGCTTTAGGTGCTTCATTTGGACTTTCTAATATATATCTTTATCAAAACGCAACTGATTATTTTTCATCAGGAACTGAGTTGAATCCATTTACTCAGACTTGGTCACTTGGCATAGAAGAACAATTTTACTTTATTTACCCACTTTTAGCTTGGTTTTCAGGATTTTCTAGAAATGTAAAAAAAGGTAATAGAAACTTTATGATTTTATTATCTTCAATGGGAATCCTCTCACTTTTGTCCTTTATTTATCTTTATGGTAATAATCAGCCAGCGGCATATTTTCTTATAACAAGTCGTTTCTGGGAAATTGCTGCGGGCTGTCTAATTTTCTTAGGTTCCAAAAATAATAATCACATTCAAATTATATTAAAGAGAATTCCTTCTTTATTAATATTCCTGCTTATTATTTTGATAATGTTTATTCCAGCGCAAAATTCTGGTTTACCCAACATTGCTGCGGTTTTATTAACGGTAGTTTTTATCGCTTCTTTACAGGAGAAAAACTATTTATACAAATTACTTACAAATAAGAAGGTAATGTATATAGGATTAATTTCATACTCTTTATACCTTTGGCATTGGGGAATTCTTAGTTTAAGCAAGTGGACTATTGGTGTTTCAAGTAAAAATATATTTCCAATTTTACTTTTAATAATTTTAATTAGTGTACTATCTCATAAATTTGTTGAATTACCTTTTAGAAAAATCACACTAAGAAAAACAGTATCTATCTTTCTTGGAATAATTTTAATGTTAATTTCTGCAGGAATAAGCTTTGTATTTGGTAGAAATTTTTTGAAAAAGATTTATTTAGGGAAGAACATACAAGCTAATTCGGAAAGCAAAATTAGTAATTATTGTAGTTCAATTTCTTCATCATTTCGTAATTTAATTATTCTGGGAGATAGTCATGCATATAAGTTGTATAAAGCTTTATTAGAATGTGATTCCAGAAAACAAATACGTTTGGCATATGTAGATAGAACTGCCTATCCAAGAGTAAATTATTCAAATCCTTATCTAATCAGTAAGGAGCAAAATAACAGAAATAATAATATTTTGACTGAAAAGGTTTTTTCAGAATTGAATTCAACAAGAAATAAATCAAAAATGCAAAATATAATAATTTCAATGAGAACCCCTATTTATTTTTATCCAAGTTATTCAGCGGATGGACTATTATTTCCAAATGTTTTTTGGAATGAAGATTATTCAAAGATCATAAAAAACGAAGAGGTTATCGCATCTTGGATAGCTAAATTAATTAAATTTGCAAAAGAAAATTCTAAAAATAACATTTATATTTTACTTCCACCGCCAGAAATAAATACTAAAAGTAATCCCATATCAATTTGTACAAAAGAATGGTTTAGATCAAGAATTCCCAGCTTCTGTTATGAGGGTATATCTATGGTAGAAGCAAAAAAGACAAGAAATTTCTTTTACAAGGAGTTGATGAAATATTCAGATTTAACTTCTAACGTTTTTGTATATGATAGTTTTAATGATTTTTGTAATGAGAAGCTTAAAAAATGTGAAGTACAATCATTAGGAAAAAATATTTATATGGATAGTAATCACTTATCTAAGGAAGGATACTCATTAATAATAAAAAATCTTTTTCAAAAACTTAAATAA
- a CDS encoding FAD-dependent oxidoreductase: MNNHLTQITNVLVIGCGGAGLRSAIEIKKSGLDVCILGKRPKTDAHTVLAAGGINAALGNLDKADSWEQHFIDTYLEGYGIGDPLKVQIMAKESPCLVKEIDKWGADFAKLKNGELDQRFFGAHKYRRTCYSGDFTGLSILKTLLKKADELHIPIYDNQYVTELLIKENTCFGAMSFNMSSSERTVHLADAVILCTGGHTRLWKKSSSRKNENTGDGYYLALKAGCQLIDMEMVQFHPSGMVLPEEIEGTLVTEAVRGEGGMLINNKGERFMKNYDPQRMELSTRDKVAIANYTEIIEGRGTKNGAVFLDISHKSKDFIIEKLPSIYRQFLEAQMLDISKSPMEVAPTAHYSMGGILVNPEDLSTSVDGLFAAGEVAGGLHGANRLGGNSLAEILIFGKRAGNASSKYSNKIDRQLRSNETISLAHENINKFIKNGDELVRPLQHELRLIMWKYCGVIKSETSLLEGLSKIEIIKNKLNNIDIRIDKYNCEDLSLIFDLQSSLLSAKATIISALKRNESRGAHQRSDFPKLDPLCQFNCLVSMDKNSNLRISKLPLKELKGNLKTIIVNAKRDEDIKHKLLE, translated from the coding sequence GTGAACAATCATCTTACTCAAATCACAAATGTTCTTGTTATTGGTTGTGGAGGGGCTGGTTTAAGATCAGCTATTGAAATCAAAAAATCTGGTCTTGATGTATGTATTCTTGGGAAAAGACCAAAGACTGATGCTCATACCGTTTTAGCTGCAGGCGGCATTAATGCTGCTTTAGGTAATTTAGATAAAGCAGACTCATGGGAACAACATTTTATTGATACTTACTTAGAAGGTTATGGCATAGGGGATCCTTTGAAGGTTCAAATAATGGCTAAAGAATCCCCTTGTTTAGTTAAAGAGATAGATAAATGGGGAGCAGATTTCGCAAAATTAAAAAACGGTGAACTTGATCAAAGATTTTTTGGAGCCCATAAATATCGTAGAACTTGTTATTCAGGTGATTTTACTGGATTATCGATTTTAAAAACACTTTTAAAAAAAGCGGATGAGTTACATATCCCAATTTATGATAATCAATATGTCACAGAATTACTAATTAAAGAAAATACTTGTTTTGGAGCAATGTCCTTTAATATGTCTTCTTCAGAGAGAACTGTCCACTTGGCTGATGCAGTTATTTTATGTACAGGGGGACATACAAGATTATGGAAAAAAAGTTCATCTAGAAAAAATGAAAATACTGGGGATGGATATTATTTAGCTCTTAAAGCAGGATGTCAATTAATAGATATGGAAATGGTACAGTTCCATCCCTCTGGGATGGTGTTACCTGAAGAAATTGAAGGCACTTTAGTTACTGAAGCTGTAAGAGGTGAGGGTGGAATGTTAATTAATAATAAAGGGGAAAGATTTATGAAAAATTATGATCCCCAAAGAATGGAATTATCTACTAGAGATAAAGTAGCAATTGCTAACTATACAGAAATAATTGAAGGCCGAGGAACAAAGAATGGAGCTGTTTTTCTTGATATTAGCCATAAAAGTAAAGATTTCATTATTGAGAAACTACCAAGTATATATAGACAATTTCTTGAAGCTCAAATGCTTGATATATCAAAATCTCCAATGGAAGTTGCTCCTACTGCGCACTATTCTATGGGTGGAATCTTAGTTAATCCTGAGGATTTATCTACTTCTGTAGATGGCCTTTTTGCCGCGGGAGAGGTAGCAGGAGGACTTCATGGAGCTAATCGTTTAGGTGGAAATTCTTTGGCAGAAATACTTATTTTTGGAAAACGTGCTGGTAACGCATCTTCAAAATATTCAAACAAAATAGATCGACAGTTAAGATCTAATGAAACTATTAGCCTTGCTCATGAAAACATTAATAAGTTTATTAAAAATGGAGATGAACTAGTCAGGCCTCTGCAACACGAATTACGGTTAATAATGTGGAAGTATTGTGGTGTCATTAAAAGCGAAACTTCACTTTTAGAAGGGCTGTCAAAAATTGAAATAATCAAAAACAAATTAAATAATATTGATATAAGAATAGATAAATATAATTGCGAAGATCTAAGTTTGATTTTTGATTTGCAATCTTCTTTATTAAGCGCAAAAGCGACAATAATTTCAGCACTCAAAAGAAATGAAAGTAGAGGAGCTCACCAAAGAAGTGATTTCCCAAAACTTGACCCTTTATGTCAATTTAATTGTTTAGTTAGTATGGATAAAAATAGTAATTTAAGAATTTCTAAATTACCTCTAAAAGAGTTAAAGGGGAACTTAAAAACAATTATTGTAAATGCAAAAAGAGATGAAGACATTAAGCATAAATTGCTTGAGTAA
- the lexA gene encoding transcriptional repressor LexA, producing MPTFEGNNLTDAQNELYTWIKNYMRDFQHSPSIRQMMQAMGLKSPAPIQSRLKHLQEKGYISWQEGKARTMQIVEEITGVVPIMGSVAAGGLIETYSDINENLDLSDVLQKKDVFALTVNGDSMIDAFIAHGDMVLMEPIKDSYSLRNGMIVSAMVPGLGTTLKYFIKKGQKIYLEAANPAYEPIELNLNEVVFQGKLLAVWRKV from the coding sequence ATGCCAACTTTTGAAGGGAATAATCTTACTGATGCCCAGAATGAGCTTTATACATGGATTAAGAACTATATGAGGGACTTTCAACATAGTCCTTCGATTAGGCAAATGATGCAAGCTATGGGTCTTAAATCTCCTGCTCCAATACAAAGTCGTTTAAAACATTTACAAGAAAAAGGATACATATCATGGCAAGAAGGTAAAGCTAGAACTATGCAAATAGTAGAAGAAATCACTGGGGTAGTTCCAATTATGGGTTCCGTTGCTGCAGGAGGTTTAATTGAAACTTATTCTGATATTAATGAAAATTTGGATTTATCTGATGTTCTACAAAAAAAGGATGTTTTCGCCTTAACAGTAAATGGAGATTCAATGATAGATGCTTTTATCGCTCATGGAGATATGGTTTTGATGGAACCTATCAAAGATTCTTATTCGCTTAGAAATGGGATGATTGTCAGTGCGATGGTTCCAGGGCTTGGTACGACCTTAAAATATTTTATAAAAAAAGGACAAAAAATTTACTTAGAAGCGGCTAATCCAGCTTATGAACCCATAGAGTTAAATTTAAACGAAGTTGTGTTTCAGGGTAAATTATTAGCAGTATGGAGAAAAGTCTAA
- the argF gene encoding ornithine carbamoyltransferase → MLNPTKLASKNFLSSLDISVEELFHILEIAKNFKNQDFTIELKNKVLGLIFDKSSTRTRVSFQVAMSRLGGTTIDLNPTTSQIGRGEPIRDTARVLSRYCDVLAIRTFKQSDLEEYAKWSSKPVINALTDLEHPCQALADFMTIKEEFIDFENVVLTFIGDGNNVANSLILFGALLGIEVRIACPKGYEPNNLLINRALKIYKNKSLLKITNDPVTAVQGANVLYTDVWSSMGEENQQQEKDKDFLGFTIDKNLVLNADKDAIILHCLPAYRDKEITDEVIESKKSRIFEQAENRMHAQQALLSCLLL, encoded by the coding sequence ATGCTAAATCCCACCAAGCTTGCAAGTAAAAATTTTTTATCAAGCTTGGATATTTCAGTTGAAGAGCTTTTTCATATCTTAGAGATCGCTAAAAATTTTAAAAATCAAGATTTCACTATCGAGCTGAAAAATAAAGTTCTAGGATTAATTTTTGATAAGTCCTCTACTCGTACGAGGGTCAGTTTTCAGGTGGCAATGTCAAGACTTGGGGGCACAACAATTGATCTAAATCCAACTACTTCCCAAATTGGAAGGGGCGAGCCAATTAGGGATACAGCAAGAGTGTTAAGTAGATATTGCGATGTTCTTGCGATCAGAACGTTTAAACAATCTGATTTGGAAGAGTATGCGAAATGGTCTTCCAAGCCAGTTATCAACGCCCTTACAGATTTAGAGCATCCTTGCCAAGCATTGGCAGATTTCATGACGATTAAAGAGGAATTTATTGATTTTGAAAATGTTGTTTTAACGTTTATAGGCGATGGTAATAACGTAGCTAACTCTCTCATTTTGTTTGGAGCTTTATTAGGAATTGAAGTTAGAATTGCATGCCCTAAAGGTTATGAACCAAATAATTTGCTAATCAATAGAGCCCTAAAAATATATAAGAATAAAAGTTTATTAAAAATCACTAATGATCCTGTCACTGCAGTACAAGGGGCAAATGTGTTATATACAGATGTTTGGTCATCTATGGGGGAAGAAAATCAACAACAAGAGAAAGATAAAGACTTTCTTGGATTTACGATTGATAAGAATTTAGTACTAAATGCTGACAAAGATGCAATTATTCTTCATTGTCTGCCTGCCTATAGAGATAAAGAAATAACTGATGAAGTAATTGAAAGTAAAAAAAGTAGAATCTTTGAACAAGCAGAAAATAGAATGCATGCTCAACAAGCACTTCTGTCATGCCTTCTTTTATGA
- the ftsH gene encoding ATP-dependent zinc metalloprotease FtsH: protein MPIRQDDNQPNRKFGIVNIILIGVGSLLLFSSLFPNQNMQIPRVPYSLFIDQVNDGEVKRAYITQEQIRYELNGAEEGAPSVLATTPIFDMDLPQRLESKGVEFAAAPPKKPNFFSTILSWVVPPLIFILVLQFFARRSMGGGGAQGALSFTKSKAKVYVPDDESKVTFADVAGVDEAKDELTEIVDFLKKPERYTDIGARIPKGVLLVGPPGTGKTLLSKAVAGEAEVPFFIISGSEFVELFVGAGAARVRDLFEQAKKKAPCIIFIDELDAIGKSRSGSMGVVGGNDEREQTLNQLLTEMDGFASTDKPVIVLAATNQPEVLDAALLRPGRFDRQVLVDRPDLSGRKTILEIYTKKVKLADSIDLDTIAQATSGFAGADLANMVNEAALLAARAKRKSVEQQDLSEAIERVVAGLEKKSRVLQDDEKKVVAYHEVGHAIVGHLMPGGSKVAKISIVPRGMSALGYTLQLPTEERFLNSKEELKGQIATLLGGRSAEEVVFGKITTGASNDLQRATDIAEQMVGTFGMSDILGPLAYDKQGGGQFLGNGNNPRRSVSDATAQAIDKEVRDLVDDAHETALNILRNNLPLLESISQKILQEEVIEGEDLKTLLAESKMPA from the coding sequence ATGCCGATAAGACAAGACGATAATCAACCCAATAGAAAATTTGGAATCGTAAATATCATTTTGATAGGAGTTGGATCATTGCTTCTATTTAGTAGTCTTTTCCCAAATCAAAATATGCAGATACCAAGGGTGCCATACTCACTCTTTATTGACCAAGTAAATGATGGGGAAGTAAAAAGAGCATATATTACGCAAGAACAAATAAGGTATGAATTAAACGGTGCAGAAGAGGGAGCTCCTTCGGTATTGGCTACAACCCCAATTTTTGATATGGACCTTCCTCAAAGGTTAGAAAGTAAAGGGGTTGAATTCGCTGCTGCTCCCCCTAAAAAGCCTAATTTCTTTTCAACCATTTTGAGCTGGGTAGTTCCTCCTTTGATTTTCATTCTTGTTTTACAATTCTTTGCTAGAAGAAGTATGGGAGGCGGAGGTGCTCAAGGAGCTCTTAGTTTTACTAAAAGTAAAGCTAAAGTTTATGTACCCGATGACGAATCAAAAGTGACCTTTGCGGATGTAGCTGGAGTTGATGAAGCTAAGGACGAACTGACAGAAATAGTTGATTTTTTAAAAAAACCAGAAAGATATACTGATATAGGAGCTCGAATACCTAAAGGTGTTCTTCTTGTAGGACCGCCAGGGACAGGAAAAACTCTTCTTTCTAAGGCTGTTGCGGGTGAAGCAGAAGTTCCTTTTTTCATTATTTCAGGTTCTGAATTTGTTGAACTTTTTGTTGGTGCTGGAGCAGCAAGAGTTAGGGATTTATTTGAACAAGCCAAGAAAAAAGCTCCCTGTATTATTTTTATTGATGAATTAGATGCTATAGGTAAAAGCCGTTCAGGATCAATGGGAGTAGTTGGTGGTAATGATGAAAGAGAACAAACTTTAAATCAGCTCCTTACCGAAATGGATGGATTCGCATCAACTGATAAGCCAGTTATAGTGCTTGCTGCTACTAACCAGCCCGAAGTTCTTGACGCGGCACTTTTAAGGCCAGGAAGATTTGATAGACAAGTATTAGTCGACAGACCAGATTTATCAGGCAGGAAAACTATATTAGAGATCTATACAAAAAAAGTAAAACTTGCAGATTCAATAGACTTAGATACTATTGCACAAGCTACTAGTGGATTCGCAGGTGCTGATTTGGCTAACATGGTAAATGAAGCTGCTTTACTTGCGGCCAGAGCAAAAAGAAAAAGTGTTGAACAACAAGACTTAAGTGAAGCGATAGAAAGAGTTGTTGCTGGTTTGGAAAAGAAAAGTCGTGTTTTGCAAGATGATGAAAAGAAAGTAGTCGCCTATCACGAAGTCGGTCATGCAATAGTTGGCCATCTTATGCCTGGCGGCTCAAAAGTTGCAAAGATTTCAATTGTACCTAGAGGTATGAGTGCACTTGGTTATACTCTTCAATTGCCAACAGAAGAAAGATTTTTGAACTCTAAAGAGGAATTAAAAGGTCAAATTGCTACACTCCTTGGAGGAAGATCTGCAGAAGAGGTTGTCTTTGGCAAGATTACTACCGGAGCTTCAAATGATTTACAAAGAGCAACCGACATAGCGGAACAAATGGTTGGTACCTTTGGGATGAGTGATATTCTTGGACCACTTGCATACGATAAACAAGGTGGAGGTCAGTTTTTAGGTAATGGAAATAATCCTAGAAGATCTGTAAGTGATGCTACTGCTCAGGCAATCGACAAAGAGGTTAGAGATTTAGTTGATGATGCTCATGAAACTGCACTTAATATTTTGAGGAATAATTTACCTCTTCTTGAATCTATTTCTCAAAAAATTCTCCAAGAAGAAGTTATAGAAGGGGAGGACCTTAAAACTCTTTTGGCAGAAAGTAAAATGCCTGCATAG